A genome region from Candidatus Nanopelagicales bacterium includes the following:
- the lysX gene encoding bifunctional lysylphosphatidylglycerol synthetase/lysine--tRNA ligase LysX produces the protein MTSAVVVPPIEELKQERRYVPGTGWESKVPRIASWVCYLTAFLSLVTAIIPATRPYLRWLRALVELVFLAGPPNLAWAVLMIILASAIGKRKRAAWGMIVFLEALEFFFLIAAWIVFPTAFPNVLVPLLIDLTVIGILLLSRREFFAISQRGNGWRAALTFAVGLVISFLIGWAVLGLVGTPQEQARRAPVVFDGFFEALGRAPAYAGVGGGKRVFALVTGVLGSATLIATAFVFFRPRRKDRALSGEDEINVRIALETWGERDSLAYFSTRRDKSAIWSASGKAVVTYRVVLGVSVASADPVGDPEAWPLAIEAWLEEAHRHAWAPAVMGASRQGAEAYRRAGLGAIELGDEAIIEFRNFNLDGRSMRVVRQAVSRIERAGYTARVRRHSDISKEEMNEAIDAADRWRDTDNERGFSMALGRLGDPLDGRCVLVETFDAEGNLEALLSFSPWGKTGLSLDLMRRSRDSENGVMEFMVASLIAAGPLIGADRVSLNFAVMRAIFADGERIGAGPVIRSTRWLLVFASRWFQLESLYRSNAKYDPDWFPRYLMFENTGDLPRVGLASAAAEGFISLPKPSSWFRRRGPAQSPLRQACAASPVALMAAYEQTHTRELELARAELAADPYADLPEQERIRRNKLAAMRERGIDPYATSFQRSTSIGTIRSQFGELEADVKTGQQVAIAGRLMLNRVSGKICFATIRDWSGEIQVMLTLAESGEQALHDWKNDVDLGDIVGVKGEVITSKRGELSVLASSFVITSKCLVPLPDKHKGLSDPEARVRQRYVDLIVNNEARDMLAMRSDMVRSIRESLWQRDYLEVETPMMQRVHGGANARPFVTHINAYDMQLYMRIAPELYLKRLLVGGAERVFEMNRNFRNEGADSTHNPEFTSLEMYDAYGDYDTMRVLTRQLILDAAIAVHGEPVVWRPRAGSYDMSEGYDVVDISGDWPVITLHDAVSEKVGEPVTPDTEMDTLIRLCEKAHIARDPSWGPSQVVLEMYEHLCEATTTTPVFYSDFPTEVSPLTRKKPGEPRLAERWDLVAWGAELGTAYTELIDPIDQRDRLTAQSMLAAAGDAEAMEVDEDFLRALEYGMPPAGGQGMGIDRLIMFLTGRNIRETVLFPLTRPDQQ, from the coding sequence GTGACTAGCGCAGTAGTGGTGCCTCCGATCGAGGAACTCAAGCAGGAGCGCCGGTATGTACCTGGCACGGGCTGGGAGTCCAAGGTTCCGCGAATCGCGTCGTGGGTCTGCTACCTGACCGCCTTCCTCAGCTTGGTGACGGCGATCATTCCGGCAACCAGGCCGTACCTGCGGTGGCTACGTGCGCTCGTGGAGTTGGTCTTTCTCGCCGGCCCGCCGAACTTGGCCTGGGCAGTCTTGATGATCATTTTGGCCAGTGCCATCGGCAAACGCAAACGGGCTGCCTGGGGGATGATCGTCTTCCTGGAAGCTTTGGAGTTCTTCTTCCTCATCGCGGCGTGGATTGTCTTCCCGACCGCCTTTCCCAACGTCCTCGTTCCGCTGCTCATCGACCTGACTGTCATCGGAATTCTGTTACTCAGCCGTCGGGAGTTCTTCGCGATCTCCCAACGAGGAAACGGCTGGCGCGCCGCATTGACGTTCGCCGTTGGTCTGGTGATCTCCTTCCTCATCGGTTGGGCAGTACTTGGTCTGGTCGGAACACCGCAGGAGCAGGCCCGCCGCGCGCCGGTGGTGTTCGACGGCTTCTTCGAAGCGCTCGGTCGGGCTCCCGCTTACGCCGGTGTCGGTGGCGGCAAGCGAGTATTCGCGCTGGTTACCGGAGTGCTCGGATCGGCAACCCTCATCGCCACAGCATTCGTGTTCTTCCGACCGCGACGCAAAGACCGGGCACTGTCCGGAGAGGACGAGATCAACGTCCGAATTGCGTTGGAAACATGGGGTGAACGCGACTCGCTGGCGTACTTCTCGACCCGTCGCGACAAGTCGGCGATCTGGTCGGCGTCGGGCAAGGCCGTTGTCACCTATCGCGTCGTGCTCGGAGTCAGCGTCGCCAGCGCCGACCCGGTAGGCGATCCGGAAGCTTGGCCGCTGGCGATCGAGGCGTGGCTTGAAGAAGCGCACCGTCACGCGTGGGCGCCAGCTGTCATGGGTGCCAGCAGGCAGGGGGCAGAGGCCTATCGGCGAGCTGGACTCGGTGCGATCGAACTCGGCGATGAGGCGATTATCGAGTTCCGCAACTTCAACCTCGACGGTCGTTCAATGCGCGTCGTGCGGCAAGCCGTGTCGCGCATCGAGCGCGCCGGATACACGGCACGAGTGCGGCGGCACTCGGACATCTCGAAGGAGGAGATGAACGAGGCGATTGATGCTGCCGATCGGTGGCGCGACACCGATAATGAGCGTGGCTTCTCGATGGCTCTCGGCCGACTCGGTGATCCTCTGGACGGTCGCTGCGTACTGGTGGAGACGTTCGATGCCGAAGGCAACCTCGAAGCGCTGTTGTCCTTCTCGCCGTGGGGCAAGACCGGACTGTCGCTGGATCTGATGCGCCGATCGCGAGACTCCGAAAACGGCGTCATGGAGTTCATGGTTGCCAGCCTGATCGCTGCCGGCCCCTTGATCGGTGCCGACCGGGTGTCGCTGAACTTCGCCGTCATGCGGGCCATTTTTGCCGACGGGGAGCGAATCGGGGCGGGCCCGGTGATCCGGTCGACCCGGTGGCTGCTGGTGTTTGCTTCGCGGTGGTTCCAACTCGAGTCGCTATACCGGTCGAACGCCAAGTACGACCCCGATTGGTTCCCGCGCTACCTCATGTTCGAGAACACCGGCGACCTGCCAAGGGTTGGTCTGGCCTCCGCAGCTGCCGAAGGGTTCATCAGTCTGCCCAAGCCAAGCAGTTGGTTCCGTCGCCGCGGCCCCGCGCAGTCGCCCTTGCGGCAGGCATGCGCAGCCTCACCGGTCGCGCTCATGGCGGCATATGAACAGACACACACTCGCGAGCTTGAACTCGCCCGGGCGGAACTGGCGGCCGACCCATATGCCGACCTTCCCGAGCAGGAACGGATCCGACGGAACAAATTGGCCGCCATGCGCGAGCGGGGGATCGACCCCTACGCAACCTCGTTCCAGCGATCGACGAGCATCGGCACTATCCGATCACAGTTCGGGGAACTTGAGGCCGACGTCAAGACCGGTCAGCAGGTCGCAATCGCAGGTCGATTGATGCTGAATCGGGTCTCCGGCAAGATCTGCTTCGCGACCATACGTGACTGGTCCGGTGAGATCCAGGTGATGCTGACGCTGGCTGAGTCCGGCGAGCAGGCGCTGCACGACTGGAAGAACGACGTCGACCTCGGGGACATCGTCGGGGTCAAGGGCGAGGTCATCACCTCCAAGCGTGGCGAGTTGTCGGTGCTCGCCTCGTCGTTCGTGATTACCTCCAAGTGCCTCGTTCCGCTGCCCGACAAACACAAGGGGCTCAGCGATCCGGAGGCACGTGTACGGCAGCGCTACGTGGATTTGATCGTCAACAACGAGGCCCGCGACATGTTGGCCATGCGTTCAGACATGGTGCGGTCGATCCGGGAGTCGTTGTGGCAGCGCGATTACCTTGAGGTCGAGACGCCGATGATGCAGCGGGTGCACGGTGGCGCCAATGCGCGCCCCTTCGTGACCCACATCAACGCCTACGACATGCAGCTCTACATGCGCATCGCGCCGGAGCTGTACCTCAAGCGGTTGCTGGTCGGTGGTGCCGAGCGCGTCTTTGAGATGAACCGCAACTTCCGCAACGAAGGCGCCGATTCGACGCACAACCCTGAGTTCACCAGCCTGGAAATGTACGACGCCTACGGCGACTACGACACGATGCGCGTCCTGACCCGTCAACTCATCCTGGATGCGGCCATCGCTGTGCATGGCGAGCCTGTGGTCTGGCGTCCGCGCGCAGGGTCCTATGACATGAGCGAGGGCTACGACGTGGTCGACATTTCCGGAGACTGGCCCGTCATCACGCTGCATGATGCGGTCTCGGAGAAGGTGGGGGAGCCTGTCACCCCGGACACAGAGATGGACACTCTGATCCGGCTGTGCGAGAAGGCGCACATCGCGCGTGACCCGTCGTGGGGTCCGTCCCAGGTTGTGCTTGAGATGTACGAGCACTTGTGTGAGGCGACGACCACCACTCCGGTCTTCTACTCGGACTTCCCGACCGAGGTATCACCCCTCACGCGAAAGAAGCCTGGGGAGCCGCGTCTCGCGGAGCGGTGGGATCTCGTCGCGTGGGGAGCCGAACTCGGCACCGCCTACACCGAGTTGATCGATCCGATCGACCAACGTGACCGGCTCACGGCGCAGTCGATGCTGGCCGCCGCCGGTGACGCCGAGGCGATGGAGGTCGACGAGGACTTCCTGCGCGCATTGGAATACGGGATGCCTCCAGCCGGTGGTCAGGGCATGGGGATTGACCGGCTCATAATGTTTTTGACAGGGCGCAACATTCGCGAGACTGTGTTGTTTCCGCTGACGAGGCCAGACCAGCAGTAG
- a CDS encoding metal ABC transporter permease: MVSNGLATIVNNSNTVSGIELLTTPFMRNALIAGTLIAIVAGVVGYFVLLRDLPFATHAVAHIGFPGATLAVLVGVTPVAGLIVGCVGGGLAIGVMGHRARDREVVTGTVLAFASGLGILFNSLGTSQSGLLTNILFGNILAVSSTQVMVFAVIAVGVLGVLAITGRQLMFASIDPVVAQARGVRVRMLSGVFLVAMSLVIATCVTVVGVLLIFALLVTPAATAIKVTARPFRVVVVATGIALVSVWGGLVVATYQPWPPSFVITTIACAFWVLVPLGMRLRRPGSGSPVVLQTASS; the protein is encoded by the coding sequence ATGGTGAGCAACGGCCTTGCGACGATCGTCAACAACTCCAACACCGTCTCCGGAATCGAACTGTTGACGACGCCATTCATGCGCAATGCCTTGATTGCCGGCACGCTCATCGCGATTGTTGCCGGCGTCGTTGGCTACTTCGTTCTGCTGCGCGACCTACCGTTCGCCACTCACGCCGTGGCACACATCGGATTCCCTGGCGCGACCCTGGCGGTGTTGGTGGGAGTCACTCCGGTCGCGGGTCTGATTGTGGGCTGCGTTGGCGGCGGACTCGCCATCGGCGTCATGGGCCACCGAGCCCGCGACCGCGAGGTAGTCACCGGAACGGTGCTGGCCTTCGCATCCGGCCTCGGAATCCTCTTCAACAGCCTCGGAACGTCTCAGTCGGGGTTGCTGACAAACATCCTGTTCGGCAACATCCTGGCCGTTTCAAGCACGCAGGTGATGGTCTTCGCGGTGATCGCAGTAGGCGTGCTCGGGGTGCTCGCGATCACCGGCCGCCAGCTCATGTTCGCCTCGATCGATCCCGTCGTGGCGCAAGCGCGCGGTGTCAGAGTGCGAATGCTCAGTGGCGTGTTTCTGGTGGCGATGAGTCTGGTCATTGCCACCTGCGTCACGGTCGTGGGCGTACTGCTGATCTTCGCGTTGCTCGTAACGCCGGCCGCAACCGCGATCAAGGTCACGGCGCGACCGTTCCGGGTTGTCGTTGTCGCGACGGGAATCGCGTTGGTCAGCGTGTGGGGCGGTCTGGTGGTCGCGACCTACCAACCGTGGCCACCCAGCTTCGTCATCACGACAATCGCCTGTGCCTTCTGGGTGCTGGTGCCATTGGGCATGCGACTGCGCCGACCCGGATCGGGCTCACCGGTCGTGCTTCAGACGGCATCCTCGTAG
- a CDS encoding ATP-binding cassette domain-containing protein, with protein sequence MTAIPLAAPPTGTERDTIVSMHDVSAVRNGSTIWQGADLAIPTGAFTAIIGPNGSGKSTLVAMILGQLAPGKGSLEVFGHKPRTGNPDIGLVPQNRELQHAGLVLCRDLVALGIAGTRWGLGLRGRGIDDRVDAALAAVDATAIADRRFGEVSGGQQQRISIAQALINNPKLLVLDEPLAGLDLQGQVDLVELIHHINHERGVTVLFVTHDLNPLLPHIDSVLYLLDGQPRFGAADEVVDAALLTRLYGTPVQVTRTADGCVFTRTEW encoded by the coding sequence GTGACCGCCATTCCATTGGCTGCGCCGCCGACAGGCACCGAGCGCGACACCATCGTGTCGATGCACGACGTCTCCGCTGTCCGCAACGGCAGCACGATCTGGCAAGGGGCGGACCTGGCGATCCCGACCGGAGCTTTCACGGCCATCATCGGGCCCAACGGCTCCGGCAAGAGCACGCTTGTCGCGATGATCCTCGGTCAGCTGGCACCCGGCAAGGGGTCGCTTGAAGTCTTCGGGCACAAGCCCAGGACAGGTAATCCCGACATCGGCTTGGTCCCACAGAATCGCGAGCTTCAGCACGCCGGCCTCGTCTTGTGCCGCGATCTGGTTGCCCTCGGGATCGCGGGCACCCGCTGGGGCCTAGGGCTGCGCGGTCGTGGGATTGATGACCGGGTCGACGCCGCGCTGGCCGCAGTGGACGCGACCGCAATCGCTGATCGCCGCTTCGGGGAGGTGTCCGGCGGGCAGCAGCAACGCATCTCTATCGCTCAGGCGCTCATCAACAACCCGAAGCTGCTGGTGCTCGATGAACCGTTGGCCGGCCTCGACCTGCAGGGCCAAGTTGATCTGGTCGAACTCATTCACCACATCAATCACGAACGTGGCGTGACGGTTCTTTTCGTCACCCACGACCTCAACCCGCTACTGCCTCATATTGATTCGGTCTTGTACCTCCTGGACGGCCAGCCGAGATTCGGCGCGGCCGACGAGGTAGTCGACGCTGCCCTGCTGACTCGGTTGTACGGCACCCCGGTGCAAGTGACCCGTACGGCTGACGGGTGCGTCTTCACGAGGACCGAATGGTGA